In Methanosarcinales archaeon, the following are encoded in one genomic region:
- a CDS encoding DNA polymerase II large subunit: MREIAASEQMLDYFNSLEKELHSAMEIADNARKKGLDPQPFVEIPLAKDLADRVEKLIRVEGVAARIRELEITMSREEAALQIGVDVAGGKICTFDSEGQALDTAVRVAVAMLTEGVVAAPIEGIDRVAVETNSDGSRFVRVYYAGPIRSAGGTAQALSVLVADFVRRSMNIDRYKPSQEEVERYVEEILLYRRVASLQYTPSEEEIRLIVENCPVCIDGEPTEDAEVEGHRDLPRIPTNRVRGGMCLVLAEGLALKAPKIKKHVTNLKLDGWDWLDGFIGGVKEDDDQSEEDGVKVKPKDKYLQDLIAGRPVFSYPSRPGGFRLRYGRSRNTCFAGGGVSPATMVLMDDFLATGTQVKVERPGKALGIAPVDSLEGPTVRLFNGKVMRVDTVEEAKQIRSSISSILDIGEILINYGDFLENNHILVPSSYCFEWWIQELNRSAAHMGKEVPFKESELIKPDWVVALELSDTFHIPLHPEYTYFWHDVTQSDIIRLSEFVEQNGANNGGFLSIPNDNEIKLILETLLVPHKVSENMIIIDQVGPLIRCLGLDNSLLRKNNVLADDFPDPIDLVQNLGKLTIRNRAPYRIGSRMGRPEKSNRREMKPAPHVLFPIGDAGGKKRSLIEAKNYSRSFKENIGTIEVEIANRACVQCGAVTFRNICSQCGGTTRPKLHCPVCAVETNSETCPKCGKETISSNMLLINFKDEYLRAFKNIGERDNLDNLKGVIGLTSKHKTPEPIEKGILRSKHGIVTFKDGTVRYDMSDLPLTHIRPDEIGVSVETMKKQGYTTDIDGAELVNGSQILGLKVQDVVVSLDCGEYLLKTSCFIDDLLVKYYGQEPYYNSKSINDLIGTLVIGLAPHTSAGVLGRLIGFTKASVGYAHPFFHAAKRRNCDGDEDCVMLLMDGVLNFSRSYLPDKRGGQMDAPLVLTTRIDPREVDKEAHNIDLMRRYPLEFYEATLEYANPKDLEPLMDTVSSRLGKPEQYDNWGFTHDVSDIAMGPDNSAYKTLGTMIEKMNAQLNLARKIKAVDEWDVAERVIKSHFLPDLIGNLRAFSRQKVRCVKCNKKFRRPPLRGTCPKCNGKIVLTVHEGSVKKYMEVAIKIAYEYEVSDYTKQRLELMNLEIKSLFESDVSKQMGLADFM; encoded by the coding sequence ATGAGAGAGATAGCTGCCAGTGAACAAATGCTTGATTATTTTAATAGTCTGGAAAAAGAGCTCCATTCAGCAATGGAGATCGCTGATAATGCCAGGAAAAAAGGGCTTGACCCACAGCCCTTTGTAGAAATTCCTCTGGCAAAGGACCTGGCAGACAGAGTTGAAAAACTAATCAGAGTTGAAGGTGTGGCCGCTCGTATCAGGGAACTGGAAATAACAATGAGCAGGGAAGAAGCTGCATTGCAGATTGGAGTAGATGTAGCAGGCGGGAAGATCTGCACTTTTGATTCGGAAGGCCAGGCTCTCGATACTGCTGTTCGGGTTGCAGTGGCAATGTTGACCGAAGGGGTGGTGGCAGCACCCATAGAAGGGATTGACAGGGTAGCTGTGGAGACCAATTCTGACGGTTCCAGGTTTGTTAGAGTTTATTATGCAGGCCCGATTCGTAGTGCCGGTGGAACCGCACAGGCACTCTCGGTCCTGGTAGCAGATTTTGTCAGGCGAAGCATGAATATTGACAGGTACAAGCCCAGCCAGGAAGAAGTAGAGCGTTATGTGGAGGAAATATTATTGTACAGGCGAGTTGCCAGCCTGCAGTATACTCCTTCAGAGGAAGAGATACGGTTAATTGTTGAGAACTGTCCGGTCTGTATTGATGGTGAGCCAACTGAAGATGCAGAGGTGGAAGGCCACAGGGATCTACCACGCATCCCTACTAACAGGGTACGGGGAGGAATGTGTCTGGTATTAGCTGAAGGTCTGGCACTTAAGGCGCCCAAGATAAAAAAACATGTGACCAATCTCAAGCTGGACGGATGGGACTGGCTTGATGGTTTTATTGGAGGAGTAAAGGAAGACGATGACCAAAGTGAAGAAGATGGTGTCAAGGTCAAACCAAAGGACAAATACCTCCAGGACCTGATAGCTGGCAGACCCGTTTTTTCATATCCTTCCAGACCTGGTGGTTTCAGGCTCAGGTACGGACGAAGCCGCAATACCTGTTTTGCCGGAGGTGGGGTCAGTCCGGCTACCATGGTATTGATGGATGATTTCCTCGCAACAGGTACGCAGGTAAAGGTTGAGAGACCTGGAAAAGCTCTGGGAATCGCACCTGTGGACAGTCTGGAAGGCCCTACTGTACGTTTGTTCAATGGCAAGGTCATGAGAGTAGATACTGTTGAAGAAGCAAAGCAGATCAGGAGTTCCATATCCAGTATCCTGGATATTGGGGAAATTTTGATCAATTATGGTGATTTTCTGGAGAACAATCACATACTGGTTCCTTCATCCTATTGTTTTGAATGGTGGATTCAGGAATTAAATAGAAGTGCTGCTCACATGGGAAAGGAGGTCCCTTTCAAGGAATCTGAACTTATAAAACCTGATTGGGTTGTTGCACTTGAACTATCTGATACATTCCATATCCCGCTTCATCCCGAATACACATACTTTTGGCATGATGTTACACAATCAGATATTATCAGGCTTTCAGAATTTGTAGAACAAAATGGTGCAAATAACGGGGGATTTCTATCAATTCCCAATGATAACGAGATTAAACTTATCCTTGAGACCCTTTTGGTGCCTCATAAAGTCTCTGAGAATATGATTATTATCGACCAGGTTGGTCCCCTGATACGATGCCTGGGATTAGATAATTCATTACTGCGCAAAAATAATGTTCTTGCAGACGATTTCCCTGACCCGATTGACCTGGTTCAAAATCTGGGGAAACTTACTATTCGAAACAGGGCCCCATATAGGATCGGAAGCCGTATGGGCCGGCCTGAAAAATCTAATAGGCGTGAGATGAAACCAGCCCCTCATGTGCTATTCCCAATTGGCGATGCTGGAGGCAAGAAACGGTCCCTTATTGAGGCCAAGAATTATTCCAGGTCTTTTAAGGAAAATATCGGGACAATTGAAGTAGAGATAGCCAACCGGGCTTGTGTGCAGTGCGGTGCCGTGACCTTTAGAAATATTTGTTCTCAATGCGGCGGAACCACCCGTCCAAAACTGCACTGTCCTGTGTGTGCCGTAGAGACCAATTCGGAAACCTGTCCGAAATGTGGTAAAGAAACCATATCTTCCAACATGCTTTTAATCAATTTCAAGGATGAATACCTCAGAGCTTTCAAGAATATTGGCGAGAGGGATAACCTGGACAACCTGAAAGGAGTAATCGGCCTGACATCCAAACACAAGACCCCTGAACCCATTGAAAAAGGAATTCTAAGGTCGAAGCATGGCATAGTCACATTCAAGGACGGAACTGTACGTTATGATATGTCAGATCTGCCCCTGACCCATATCAGGCCTGACGAGATCGGGGTAAGTGTCGAAACCATGAAAAAACAGGGATACACTACAGATATTGATGGTGCTGAACTGGTGAATGGGAGCCAGATATTAGGACTGAAGGTCCAGGATGTTGTAGTATCACTTGACTGTGGAGAATATCTGCTAAAGACTTCCTGTTTCATCGACGACCTGCTTGTAAAATATTATGGCCAGGAACCGTACTATAATTCAAAGTCCATAAATGATCTCATAGGAACGTTGGTCATAGGATTAGCTCCACACACCTCTGCTGGCGTTCTGGGCCGGTTGATAGGTTTTACTAAAGCATCTGTGGGTTATGCCCACCCCTTTTTCCATGCAGCTAAGCGGCGCAACTGCGATGGGGATGAAGATTGTGTGATGCTTTTAATGGATGGAGTTTTGAATTTTTCGCGATCATACCTTCCAGATAAGAGGGGTGGACAGATGGATGCACCTCTGGTACTCACCACCCGTATAGATCCCAGGGAAGTGGACAAGGAGGCCCATAACATTGATCTGATGCGCAGATATCCTCTAGAGTTCTACGAGGCCACGTTAGAATATGCTAATCCTAAAGACCTGGAACCTCTTATGGACACAGTAAGCAGTAGATTGGGTAAACCGGAGCAGTATGATAATTGGGGGTTCACCCATGACGTGTCAGATATCGCTATGGGACCTGATAACAGTGCATACAAGACATTGGGTACCATGATAGAAAAAATGAATGCCCAGTTAAATCTGGCACGCAAGATCAAAGCTGTAGATGAATGGGATGTGGCTGAAAGGGTTATTAAATCCCATTTCCTGCCAGACCTTATAGGAAATTTAAGGGCTTTTTCACGTCAGAAGGTACGGTGTGTCAAATGTAATAAGAAATTCAGACGGCCGCCGCTTAGAGGAACATGTCCAAAATGCAACGGCAAGATCGTGCTAACTGTGCATGAAGGGTCTGTCAAGAAGTATATGGAAGTGGCAATCAAGATCGCTTATGAATATGAAGTGAGCGATTATACAAAACAGCGGCTGGAACTTATGAACCTGGAGATTAAATCGTTGTTCGAGAGCGATGTTTCAAAACAGATGGGTCTGGCCGATTTTATGTGA
- a CDS encoding PKD domain-containing protein: MVDKIALKEIILIFAVLLTVLVLALGGNARASPPDEEWNRTYGGSGIDRANHFQQTSDGGYIFAGTTCLYEKCSSDIRLLRTDSNGNEQWKKTIGLSYDSSFDLIQQTLDGGYILAGRTVSSGMTNRDTWVAKIDANGNEQWNRTFKLDGYEGTSYVWQTSDEGYVLAGHIYTRKYPDPKGKIVYTDSDALLIKTDKNGNPEWNKTLGGLKDEWGRIVQQTSDGGYILAGGTESYGSGKSDIWLVRTDHEGEEQWNQTYGGNSSDWANSVQETFDGGFIIAGGTESYGAGHRDLFLVKTDLNGNEQWNRTFGGESYEFYSHLEQTTDGGYILGGRTWSFGSRYWLIKTDADGNMQWDRTFDQRLESFLQISDGCLILTGDKGLKQDRNIMLVKTNPEGEEQWVKSFEGDTIHSVLQTSDGGYVLAGDKDSDFWLVKLSKEGPVPTALFRYNPGYTGANQTITFDASASYDPDGNITNYQWDFGDGNLTNTTEKIISHSYDLKGKYYVVLTLMDNDGAMNSTGRELTVQKLAPPVKKWDRTFGGTGDDRVYSMWQTSDGGYILAGTSHSYIKGHRHTDARLVKTDPNGNFEWEKFIRGRESDEVYSIVRTNDGGFLIAGRTYDADSIWIMKSDFEGNEQWNDTFGGYGFDRVKFSDQTSDGGFIFSGSTASHGIVSHSSLLVRTDPEGSELWNMTYGGTGFYSLELFSKTRDGGYLLGGITSPLGSSDVWLVRTDSEGVELWNRTFGDPDSNDRLYSFQQTSDGGYIAAGKRKSEGTSNDIWVMKTDSKGKLQWQESFGGTGYDVARSVLQTLDGGYIIGGDLDSCSNEGIDFWLIKLGGISGEPEGGNIRTDGEPVKTPNIPGFSASVSVLGLMVCVGLARRRR, from the coding sequence GACCTATGGAGGGAGTGGCATTGATAGAGCCAATCATTTCCAGCAGACCTCTGATGGCGGATACATCTTTGCAGGAACGACATGTTTATACGAAAAGTGTTCCAGTGATATCAGGCTTCTGAGAACCGATTCAAACGGAAACGAACAATGGAAAAAGACAATTGGACTTTCTTATGATAGTTCTTTTGACTTAATTCAGCAAACCCTGGATGGGGGCTATATCCTTGCAGGACGGACAGTGTCATCTGGAATGACCAATCGGGACACATGGGTCGCAAAGATTGATGCAAATGGGAATGAGCAGTGGAACAGGACCTTCAAGTTAGATGGCTATGAAGGGACATCTTATGTCTGGCAGACCTCAGATGAAGGATATGTATTGGCAGGTCATATTTATACAAGAAAGTATCCAGACCCAAAAGGTAAGATAGTATATACTGATTCTGATGCCTTGCTCATCAAAACAGATAAGAACGGCAATCCGGAGTGGAACAAGACATTGGGGGGATTGAAAGATGAATGGGGCAGGATTGTTCAGCAGACTTCAGACGGTGGCTACATCCTTGCAGGAGGTACAGAATCATATGGTTCGGGCAAAAGTGATATCTGGCTGGTGAGAACCGACCATGAGGGAGAAGAACAATGGAACCAGACCTATGGAGGGAATAGCAGCGATTGGGCAAATTCAGTCCAGGAAACTTTTGATGGAGGTTTCATAATTGCAGGGGGCACCGAATCCTACGGTGCCGGACACAGAGATCTCTTTCTGGTGAAAACCGATCTTAACGGAAACGAGCAGTGGAACAGGACATTTGGAGGGGAGAGCTATGAATTCTATTCCCATTTAGAGCAGACAACTGACGGCGGTTATATTCTTGGTGGAAGAACGTGGTCATTCGGTAGTCGTTACTGGCTTATAAAAACCGATGCAGACGGAAATATGCAATGGGACCGGACATTTGACCAAAGACTGGAATCTTTCCTGCAGATATCTGACGGCTGTTTAATATTGACCGGAGATAAAGGGTTGAAACAGGATAGAAACATCATGCTGGTGAAAACCAATCCCGAAGGTGAGGAGCAGTGGGTGAAGAGCTTTGAGGGTGATACCATACACTCTGTGCTGCAGACTTCTGATGGCGGCTATGTCCTGGCAGGAGATAAGGACTCTGATTTCTGGCTGGTAAAGTTATCAAAGGAAGGACCGGTACCCACTGCATTATTCAGATACAATCCGGGATATACCGGCGCAAATCAAACCATAACATTTGATGCATCGGCGAGCTATGACCCGGACGGGAACATTACCAATTACCAGTGGGATTTCGGAGACGGCAATCTCACAAACACCACTGAAAAGATAATTTCACATTCCTATGATCTGAAGGGCAAATATTACGTGGTTTTAACATTGATGGATAATGACGGTGCCATGAACTCAACCGGCAGAGAGTTAACTGTTCAAAAGTTAGCACCGCCAGTTAAGAAATGGGACAGGACCTTTGGTGGTACTGGTGATGACAGGGTATATTCCATGTGGCAGACCTCAGATGGGGGCTATATACTTGCAGGTACTTCACATTCATATATCAAAGGGCACCGGCATACTGATGCCAGGCTCGTGAAAACCGATCCAAACGGAAATTTTGAATGGGAAAAGTTCATCAGAGGCAGAGAATCTGATGAGGTATACTCTATTGTCCGGACCAATGATGGTGGCTTTTTAATTGCAGGAAGAACCTATGATGCAGACTCCATCTGGATTATGAAAAGCGACTTTGAGGGAAATGAACAGTGGAATGATACTTTTGGAGGTTATGGATTTGACAGAGTCAAATTTTCTGACCAGACCTCTGATGGGGGCTTTATATTTTCAGGATCAACAGCATCGCATGGTATTGTTTCGCATAGTTCCTTGCTGGTTAGGACTGATCCGGAAGGATCAGAGCTCTGGAACATGACATATGGAGGGACCGGATTTTATTCTCTGGAGCTTTTCAGTAAGACCAGGGATGGTGGTTATCTCCTGGGCGGGATCACAAGTCCATTAGGTTCAAGCGACGTCTGGCTGGTAAGGACTGATTCAGAAGGAGTTGAGCTATGGAACCGGACCTTTGGGGACCCTGACAGTAATGACAGGCTGTATTCCTTTCAGCAGACCTCTGACGGCGGTTATATAGCGGCAGGAAAAAGGAAATCTGAAGGAACTTCCAATGACATATGGGTGATGAAGACAGATTCAAAGGGAAAACTGCAATGGCAGGAAAGCTTTGGAGGGACTGGTTATGATGTGGCCAGGTCAGTCCTTCAAACACTTGATGGGGGCTATATTATTGGGGGAGATCTTGATTCATGCAGTAACGAAGGCATTGATTTTTGGTTGATAAAGCTGGGCGGGATATCAGGTGAACCGGAAGGTGGGAATATACGAACTGATGGCGAACCAGTAAAAACTCCGAATATACCGGGTTTTAGTGCATCAGTGTCGGTTTTGGGCTTGATGGTGTGTGTGGGTTTGGCCAGGCGGCGGCGGTGA
- a CDS encoding ArsR family transcriptional regulator, producing the protein MRASEVSVFDEKDLEFIEILRNLNISRNVASTLAYLSSVEEATSKDLEIGSELRQPEVSIAMRELRSYGWIDEREVKKEGKGRPMKIYKLAVPMPEIVVHLEKQTMQEAQRSMENIEKLKKLQLNK; encoded by the coding sequence ATGAGAGCCTCGGAAGTTAGCGTTTTTGATGAAAAAGACCTGGAATTTATAGAAATCTTGAGAAATCTCAATATTTCACGTAATGTTGCCTCGACCCTGGCTTACCTTTCTAGTGTTGAAGAGGCCACATCTAAAGATTTGGAAATTGGCTCTGAACTTAGACAACCTGAAGTCAGTATTGCAATGCGTGAATTGAGGAGTTATGGTTGGATAGATGAAAGAGAAGTTAAAAAAGAAGGCAAGGGCAGGCCAATGAAGATCTATAAACTTGCGGTTCCAATGCCTGAAATTGTTGTCCATCTTGAAAAACAAACCATGCAAGAAGCACAAAGGTCAATGGAAAATATAGAAAAACTCAAAAAATTGCAATTGAACAAATAA
- a CDS encoding uroporphyrinogen-III synthase, translated as MRIAVTRLEEKSEGTVELFRQYGHEAVLAPTLMAKPTSDTSSLDMLCSKVASGDVEFLLFSSTMGVKYFLLRCDNIPDGITMISVGPKTSEAIKKKGYDCETISSFSSDHFASHLGNRIRDKTIGIVRPDVPNPELVVTLTSLGARAIEGIAYHLVPSNTDFRDVLHDVDAVFFTSGKSFDLADAGAADLRGKLVIAIGPKTADVMRRKSIIPHIVGNGTLKDCLKQIQAFNPER; from the coding sequence ATGAGAATTGCCGTAACCCGACTTGAAGAAAAGTCTGAAGGTACTGTTGAGCTATTCAGACAATATGGTCATGAAGCAGTATTGGCTCCCACTTTGATGGCAAAACCCACTTCTGACACTTCCTCACTGGATATGTTATGTTCAAAAGTGGCCTCAGGAGATGTTGAATTTTTATTATTTTCAAGTACTATGGGAGTTAAGTACTTCCTTTTAAGATGTGATAATATTCCTGATGGGATAACCATGATCAGCGTGGGTCCGAAGACCTCAGAGGCCATTAAAAAGAAAGGATATGACTGTGAAACCATTTCATCGTTCTCTTCAGATCATTTTGCATCACATCTTGGCAACCGGATCAGGGATAAAACTATAGGAATAGTCCGGCCTGATGTTCCAAACCCCGAGCTTGTTGTAACGCTAACCTCACTTGGAGCCCGGGCGATCGAAGGGATTGCATACCACCTGGTCCCATCAAATACAGATTTCAGGGACGTCCTGCATGATGTCGATGCCGTTTTTTTTACAAGCGGCAAATCCTTCGATCTGGCTGATGCAGGTGCTGCTGATCTTCGAGGTAAACTCGTAATCGCTATAGGTCCAAAAACTGCTGATGTGATGCGCCGAAAGAGTATAATACCCCACATAGTAGGTAATGGTACATTGAAGGATTGCTTAAAGCAAATTCAAGCCTTCAATCCAGAAAGATGA
- a CDS encoding ATP-dependent helicase, translated as MSWDDGLEPPHLNIAAYPDSPLRVLAGPGTGKTFAIMRRVCRLLEDSENPKSILLVTFTRMAAKDLVRKISELGIEGEDDIIATTLHSFSFSMLQREQVIEATNRTPRPLLKFEMEPLLHDLKYMGLGGIRDLRKNITAYESAWAKLQRDEPGWTQTDQEREFEFKLVSWLKFHESMLIGELIPIALEYLRYNPASPYKVKFNHIIVDEYQDLNKAEQVLIDHLAEGSNLSIVGDDDQSIYGFKYAHPEGIRTFDSTHSNTHDEILVDCRRCPKSIVRVAKELISRNTRYPKDLYEVSDMTDGEIHLLQWKGMKAEAKGVSQIINYYLDNEGISPGEVLILAQRKDIAHLISEELDNLNLKTINSYDDEILKGNKIAQERFILLNLIANPEDKVAFRCWLGYPNQDWRAKPYSILRSHCEESSDSPFKVLEKMSSGRLDLAGCTPLIDRYVELIDNKSDIENKKGLELVNACFPDDIEECRNIRDLSLGILKEDMAPKELFKILVEKISKPEIPQK; from the coding sequence ATGTCATGGGATGATGGTTTGGAGCCACCACATTTGAACATAGCAGCTTATCCAGATTCACCTTTAAGAGTACTTGCTGGACCCGGTACAGGGAAAACATTTGCTATCATGAGAAGAGTATGCCGACTTCTTGAGGATAGTGAAAATCCAAAAAGCATTCTTCTTGTAACATTTACAAGAATGGCAGCTAAAGACCTTGTGAGGAAAATATCAGAACTTGGAATCGAAGGTGAAGATGATATTATTGCAACAACATTACATAGCTTTTCTTTCTCAATGCTTCAAAGGGAGCAAGTTATTGAAGCGACAAATAGAACCCCCAGACCATTACTTAAATTTGAAATGGAACCTCTTTTGCACGATTTGAAATATATGGGCCTCGGGGGTATACGTGACTTAAGGAAAAACATTACTGCCTATGAATCAGCGTGGGCTAAGCTGCAACGTGATGAACCTGGGTGGACACAAACTGATCAAGAGAGAGAATTTGAGTTTAAATTGGTCTCATGGTTGAAATTTCATGAATCTATGCTTATCGGTGAGTTGATTCCAATTGCACTTGAATACTTACGTTATAACCCTGCATCTCCGTATAAAGTGAAGTTTAATCACATTATTGTTGATGAATATCAAGACCTGAATAAAGCTGAACAAGTATTAATAGATCATCTTGCAGAAGGTTCAAATTTATCCATAGTAGGTGACGACGACCAATCAATTTATGGATTTAAGTATGCTCATCCAGAAGGTATTCGTACATTTGATTCGACCCATTCAAATACACATGATGAAATTTTAGTTGATTGCAGACGCTGCCCAAAATCAATCGTTCGAGTTGCAAAAGAATTAATTTCAAGAAACACTCGGTATCCTAAGGATTTGTATGAAGTATCAGATATGACAGACGGAGAAATCCATCTCTTGCAATGGAAGGGGATGAAAGCAGAAGCAAAAGGCGTATCCCAAATCATCAATTATTATTTAGATAATGAGGGAATCTCTCCTGGTGAGGTTCTAATATTGGCACAAAGAAAGGATATTGCTCATTTGATTTCTGAAGAATTAGATAACTTGAATTTGAAGACTATCAACTCTTATGACGATGAGATATTAAAAGGTAATAAAATCGCTCAAGAACGATTTATTCTACTTAATCTTATAGCTAATCCTGAAGACAAAGTAGCTTTTCGATGCTGGTTAGGTTACCCTAATCAAGATTGGCGCGCAAAACCCTATTCTATACTACGAAGTCACTGTGAAGAGAGTAGTGATTCTCCATTCAAAGTTTTGGAAAAAATGAGTTCTGGCCGATTGGATTTGGCTGGGTGTACTCCCCTTATTGATCGATATGTGGAATTGATTGATAATAAATCGGATATTGAAAATAAAAAAGGTCTGGAATTGGTTAATGCGTGTTTCCCAGATGATATTGAGGAATGCAGAAATATAAGAGACCTATCGTTGGGAATATTAAAAGAAGATATGGCACCAAAGGAATTGTTCAAAATACTGGTAGAAAAAATAAGTAAACCAGAGATACCTCAAAAAAG
- a CDS encoding TIGR00303 family protein: protein MDYWITPKPREFKAKRPLFLCVLSNTDTARIPGISAAGKSPEVIDFTPAGDAELVTLGRTICQKEPPMTDSSPTPAVITRAALQMTGIPFLFINSGLRIVPQIPLLDVGGKPGADIRTGRAVPDAGLVYENSAQLGRQIKSLSDFVIIGESIPGGTTTAMCVLRALGIDGRVSSSDPNNPLDIKEKIVETSLTTAGISNGDLANDPMRAIECFGDPMMASVCGLMDGLGDTNVVLAGGTQMMAVLALAKQMGIKGNFSIATTKFVAEDNTASFLETVSALGFISYIVDPGFDRSKNPGLRMYESGVVKEGVGAGGAMLAAGLFGIGQQEFRNQVELVCDQLFNL, encoded by the coding sequence ATGGATTATTGGATCACCCCAAAACCGCGAGAATTCAAAGCGAAACGACCTTTATTCCTCTGTGTACTATCAAATACGGACACAGCCAGAATCCCTGGTATTTCGGCAGCAGGAAAATCGCCGGAGGTAATCGATTTTACTCCGGCAGGGGATGCTGAGCTGGTAACACTGGGCAGAACAATCTGCCAGAAAGAACCGCCAATGACTGACAGTAGTCCCACACCGGCCGTAATTACCCGGGCGGCTCTGCAAATGACCGGAATACCGTTTTTGTTCATAAACAGCGGCCTGCGGATTGTACCCCAGATCCCTCTACTGGATGTTGGTGGAAAACCGGGAGCTGACATCAGGACCGGACGTGCAGTACCGGATGCGGGTTTAGTGTATGAAAATTCTGCACAATTGGGGCGCCAGATAAAAAGTCTTTCAGATTTTGTAATTATAGGCGAAAGCATTCCAGGAGGCACAACCACTGCTATGTGCGTATTGAGAGCATTGGGTATTGACGGCAGGGTAAGCAGCAGTGATCCCAATAATCCTCTGGATATTAAAGAAAAGATCGTTGAGACATCATTAACTACAGCAGGAATATCCAACGGGGATCTTGCCAATGACCCGATGCGTGCTATTGAATGTTTTGGGGATCCCATGATGGCCAGTGTTTGTGGCCTTATGGATGGATTGGGAGATACTAACGTTGTGTTGGCAGGCGGTACACAAATGATGGCAGTACTGGCATTGGCAAAACAGATGGGGATTAAGGGAAATTTTTCTATTGCTACCACGAAATTCGTAGCAGAGGATAATACTGCCAGTTTTTTGGAGACGGTTTCAGCCTTAGGTTTTATTTCCTACATTGTAGATCCGGGATTTGACCGCTCAAAGAATCCAGGACTTAGAATGTACGAATCAGGTGTTGTAAAAGAAGGAGTTGGTGCGGGAGGTGCAATGTTAGCAGCCGGACTGTTCGGTATAGGTCAACAGGAATTCAGGAACCAGGTTGAACTGGTCTGCGATCAGCTATTTAATCTCTGA
- a CDS encoding TrmB family transcriptional regulator, producing MPSSIPEMIHGNFNCTDIAKCVLGLKNLDLETYKLLVLHGSKTAEELGGLLKRERSTAYRALQNLMSCGLVYRETRTIEGGGYYYAYIALDPCKLKEMIQHNVDVWYDKMNNMIDDIETKIME from the coding sequence ATGCCCAGCTCCATTCCCGAAATGATCCATGGGAACTTTAATTGCACTGACATTGCCAAATGCGTGCTTGGACTTAAGAACCTGGATCTGGAAACCTATAAACTGCTTGTGCTTCATGGTTCGAAGACAGCAGAAGAATTGGGTGGACTATTGAAAAGAGAACGCAGTACTGCTTATAGGGCACTTCAGAACCTTATGTCGTGTGGATTGGTCTATAGGGAGACCAGGACCATCGAAGGGGGAGGTTATTATTATGCTTACATAGCTCTTGATCCCTGTAAATTGAAAGAGATGATCCAGCACAATGTCGACGTATGGTATGATAAAATGAATAATATGATCGATGACATAGAAACCAAGATTATGGAATAA